A single window of Methylocella tundrae DNA harbors:
- a CDS encoding Hsp70 family protein: MNHRFSLGIDLGTSNSAIAISEVESGQIEVIELTQVLGPNRIGDKPTLPSALYIPHPDEFPEGAFPLPWRAADRGEPIMGHFALDHGALVPDRLITSAKSWLSNPHVDPRQAVLPWKSEIGEQKLSAFDCSRRYLEHIRESFRYAMLSRGRDMALADAEVVLTVPASFDDIARNLTAEAAEAAGLGKVVLLEEPLAAFYAWTAQAGKDWRAEIRPGDIVLVCDIGGGTADFSLIAISEKDGLLDLNRVSVGEHILLGGDNMDLALAYTLRAKLEADGRSISDTQFLALTHSAGKAKVAMLEDDAMAEFPIAVPSRGSSLFGATVSTKLDRQTLEQVILEGFFARTGIEDLPQKTRRAGLQEFGLPYASDPVVSKHLARFLTRSLENVQSSETLRALIGEKARSRPFLTPTAVLFNGGVFKAASIRRRVLELLESWNEGGSVRELAGYQPDLAVAKGASFYGRNRITGKGIRVKAGASRSYYIGIETSMPAVPGFAPPLKALCVVPQGMEEGSEILIEGRDLALVTGQPAEFRFFSSEVRSGDAPGQIIPDAERELLEISLLEVDLPAVEDIPAGQPVPVKINAVVTELGNLELWMKHAKSDRRWKVEFQVRTE, from the coding sequence ATGAACCATCGATTCAGTCTCGGCATCGACCTTGGCACGAGCAACAGCGCGATCGCGATCTCGGAGGTCGAGAGCGGTCAGATCGAAGTCATCGAACTGACGCAGGTTCTGGGCCCCAACCGGATCGGCGACAAGCCGACCTTGCCGTCCGCCCTTTATATTCCCCACCCGGATGAGTTTCCTGAGGGCGCCTTCCCCTTGCCGTGGCGCGCCGCGGATCGTGGCGAGCCGATCATGGGCCATTTCGCGCTCGATCATGGCGCGCTCGTTCCAGATCGCCTGATCACCTCGGCAAAGTCATGGCTCTCGAACCCGCATGTTGATCCCCGGCAGGCGGTGCTTCCGTGGAAATCGGAGATCGGGGAGCAGAAATTGTCGGCGTTCGACTGCTCGCGCCGCTATCTCGAACATATCCGGGAAAGTTTCCGCTACGCCATGCTGAGCAGGGGCAGGGATATGGCTCTGGCCGACGCCGAGGTCGTGCTGACGGTCCCGGCTTCCTTCGACGACATAGCAAGGAACCTCACAGCGGAGGCGGCGGAAGCGGCCGGCCTTGGCAAGGTGGTTCTGCTGGAAGAACCCCTTGCGGCGTTCTACGCATGGACTGCGCAGGCCGGAAAGGACTGGCGCGCCGAGATTCGTCCCGGCGACATCGTGCTGGTCTGCGACATCGGCGGCGGAACGGCGGACTTCAGCCTCATCGCCATTTCGGAGAAAGATGGCCTCCTCGACCTCAACCGCGTCAGCGTCGGCGAGCATATCCTGCTTGGCGGCGACAATATGGATCTGGCGCTCGCCTATACGCTGCGTGCGAAGCTGGAGGCGGATGGCAGATCCATCAGCGATACGCAGTTCCTGGCGCTGACGCATTCCGCCGGCAAGGCCAAAGTCGCCATGCTTGAAGACGACGCTATGGCCGAGTTCCCGATCGCCGTCCCCTCGCGCGGGTCGAGCCTGTTCGGCGCCACCGTTTCGACGAAGCTCGACCGGCAAACGCTGGAACAGGTCATTCTCGAAGGTTTTTTCGCCCGTACCGGGATCGAAGATCTGCCGCAGAAGACGCGACGGGCTGGGCTGCAGGAATTCGGGCTGCCTTACGCGAGCGATCCAGTCGTCAGCAAGCATCTTGCGCGCTTCCTCACACGCAGCCTTGAGAACGTGCAGTCGAGCGAGACGCTGCGCGCCCTGATCGGCGAAAAGGCCCGTTCCAGGCCGTTTTTGACGCCGACCGCGGTGCTGTTCAACGGCGGGGTCTTCAAGGCGGCGTCGATAAGACGGCGCGTGCTGGAACTGCTGGAGAGCTGGAACGAGGGCGGGTCTGTTCGCGAACTCGCCGGCTACCAACCGGATCTCGCGGTGGCGAAGGGCGCATCGTTCTATGGCCGCAATCGCATCACCGGGAAGGGCATCCGGGTCAAGGCTGGCGCGTCGCGCTCATATTATATCGGCATCGAGACTTCGATGCCGGCGGTGCCGGGGTTCGCTCCGCCGCTGAAGGCGCTTTGCGTTGTGCCCCAGGGGATGGAGGAAGGCTCCGAGATCTTGATCGAAGGCCGCGACCTCGCTCTCGTCACGGGGCAACCGGCCGAGTTCCGGTTTTTCTCATCCGAAGTCAGAAGCGGCGATGCGCCGGGGCAGATCATCCCCGACGCTGAACGTGAATTGCTGGAAATCAGCCTCCTTGAGGTCGATCTGCCAGCGGTCGAGGACATTCCCGCGGGACAGCCCGTTCCCGTAAAGATCAACGCGGTCGTAACCGAGCTTGGAAATCTCGAGCTTTGGATGAAACACGCGAAATCCGACCGCCGCTGGAAGGTCGAATTCCAGGTCAGGACGGAATAG
- a CDS encoding hsp70 family protein, with protein MAQPKFSIGIDLGTSNSVLAFSPLGREGGSQVLAIPQWDTPSTQIDSATLPSFLYLPEEAVAAQIRDRGLDFGGWVVGRLAQRKASETPGRVAKSAKSWLCHSAADRSASFLPWGSDALASQDKISPVDASALILGHLRAAWNAGFAGQGSSFAFDAQDITITVPASFDADAQRLTLAAAQQAGYPASVRLIEEPQAAFYWWLERQAGDSWRALPDLDGDARHVLVIDIGGGTSDFSLFELRREEGAREPVIKRVAVSDHILLGGDNIDLAIAHLLEQRLTTGEGGLSAAQWDHLVARCRSLKEKVFGGEGAPDEIFTVSIPARGSNLFAASLSAEASRTELEARLLDGFFPDCGAADRPRRALGAIKEFGLPYAFDGAITRHLAAFLRGRPVVDAVLFNGGSLHPRRLRERLRQQIGKWQDGRPPMVLENAQLDLAVAHGAAYSGALLRQKARRIEAGAARAVFVETHRAAANSEGMAARLSLVCILPHGASPGQTFELADLDLRLRVNTLVRFQIYTSTRHDEKKVGDIVELVPEEFRALPPLETAATLAGPLSGEPASTIPVALDAGVNELGLLQLSCRSLAPGIAQSWPLEFNLRPLEDDSPPPVREPPAPGQAGSGVAPDALAEAGRLIRTAFTPSPRKGEKPGAPKLLHSLEQALGAAKGDWNGVLLRDLWTSLETCETGRALSVEHEEAWLMLAGFLLRPGFGVARDETRIDSLWRIRGEGLRFPGKRTKLQEYILWRRVAGGLSRERQELLLLAEQDRLFQQKNAPPELIRMAGSFERIGVELKADLIGRFIETAVELASQKKHCAPYLAALGLLLNRAPLYGGPETIASPALVEKAYEAFRRFDWSDPEFAEAQALFQRAARALDDRRLDAPAPLRNKIADKLEKCGVAAVKTGRLRTVVPVERAERLSVYGEAVPPGLILSGD; from the coding sequence ATGGCGCAGCCAAAATTCAGTATCGGGATTGATCTTGGCACAAGCAACTCCGTGCTGGCGTTTTCGCCGCTCGGGCGCGAGGGCGGCTCGCAGGTTCTCGCCATTCCGCAGTGGGACACGCCCTCGACACAGATTGATTCCGCGACGCTGCCGTCCTTCCTTTATCTGCCGGAGGAAGCCGTCGCCGCGCAAATCCGGGACCGGGGCCTCGACTTCGGCGGATGGGTCGTCGGCCGGCTCGCGCAGCGCAAAGCCAGCGAAACGCCGGGGCGCGTCGCCAAATCCGCGAAATCCTGGCTCTGCCATTCCGCGGCCGATCGCTCCGCGTCATTTCTGCCCTGGGGATCGGACGCGCTGGCGTCGCAGGACAAGATTTCTCCCGTTGATGCTTCCGCGCTCATTCTCGGGCATCTTCGGGCGGCCTGGAACGCCGGCTTTGCCGGGCAAGGCTCCAGCTTCGCGTTCGACGCGCAGGACATCACGATCACCGTTCCCGCCTCTTTTGACGCGGATGCGCAGCGGCTGACGCTGGCCGCCGCGCAGCAAGCCGGCTACCCCGCCTCCGTGCGTCTTATCGAGGAGCCGCAGGCCGCCTTCTATTGGTGGCTGGAGCGGCAGGCTGGCGATTCGTGGCGGGCGCTGCCTGATCTCGACGGCGACGCGCGCCATGTACTGGTGATCGACATTGGCGGTGGCACATCCGATTTCAGCCTGTTCGAACTCCGCCGCGAGGAGGGCGCCCGCGAGCCGGTCATCAAGCGGGTCGCCGTTAGCGACCACATTCTGCTCGGCGGCGACAATATCGATCTCGCCATCGCTCATCTGCTCGAACAGCGTCTCACGACGGGCGAGGGCGGACTTTCGGCCGCCCAATGGGATCATCTGGTCGCCCGCTGCCGCTCGCTCAAGGAAAAGGTTTTCGGAGGCGAAGGCGCGCCGGACGAGATATTCACTGTTTCGATTCCGGCCCGCGGTTCGAATCTCTTTGCTGCTTCGCTATCCGCCGAGGCGTCGCGCACCGAGCTGGAGGCTCGGCTGCTTGACGGATTCTTCCCCGACTGCGGGGCTGCCGACCGGCCAAGGCGGGCGCTTGGCGCGATCAAGGAGTTTGGGCTGCCCTATGCCTTCGACGGGGCGATCACCCGGCACCTCGCCGCTTTCCTGCGTGGTCGCCCAGTTGTCGACGCCGTGCTCTTCAACGGCGGCTCGCTGCATCCGCGGCGCTTGCGGGAAAGGCTGCGCCAGCAGATCGGAAAATGGCAGGACGGGCGTCCGCCCATGGTGCTGGAGAATGCTCAGCTTGATCTCGCCGTCGCGCATGGCGCCGCCTATTCCGGCGCGCTGCTGCGCCAAAAAGCGCGCCGCATCGAGGCGGGCGCGGCGCGCGCGGTTTTTGTTGAAACGCACCGGGCGGCGGCGAATAGCGAAGGCATGGCGGCGCGGCTCTCGCTCGTTTGCATTCTTCCGCACGGGGCCTCGCCCGGACAGACGTTTGAACTCGCGGACCTCGATCTGCGCCTTCGCGTCAACACGCTCGTGCGTTTCCAGATCTATACCTCGACACGCCATGATGAAAAAAAGGTCGGCGACATTGTCGAACTGGTCCCGGAGGAGTTCCGCGCCCTGCCGCCCCTCGAGACGGCGGCGACGCTGGCCGGTCCTCTGAGCGGCGAGCCCGCTTCCACGATTCCTGTCGCGCTGGACGCCGGCGTGAATGAATTGGGCTTGCTGCAGCTGTCATGCCGCAGCCTCGCCCCCGGCATCGCGCAGTCATGGCCGCTTGAATTCAATCTTCGCCCGCTTGAGGACGATTCACCACCGCCGGTGAGAGAGCCCCCGGCGCCGGGGCAGGCGGGATCTGGCGTCGCGCCGGACGCATTGGCTGAGGCCGGGCGACTGATCAGAACGGCGTTCACGCCGTCTCCCCGTAAAGGCGAGAAGCCGGGCGCGCCAAAACTCCTTCACAGTCTGGAGCAGGCTCTTGGCGCCGCCAAAGGCGATTGGAACGGGGTCCTGTTGCGCGACCTGTGGACGAGCCTTGAAACCTGCGAAACCGGCCGCGCGCTTTCAGTCGAGCACGAAGAGGCGTGGTTGATGCTGGCGGGTTTCCTGCTGCGCCCCGGCTTTGGAGTCGCAAGGGATGAAACGCGCATCGATAGCCTGTGGCGGATTCGCGGAGAGGGGCTGCGCTTTCCGGGTAAGCGGACCAAGCTTCAAGAATATATTCTGTGGCGGCGGGTGGCGGGCGGCCTTTCGCGGGAACGGCAGGAACTTTTGCTTTTGGCCGAACAGGACAGGCTTTTCCAGCAAAAAAACGCGCCGCCCGAACTGATCCGCATGGCTGGATCTTTTGAGCGAATCGGCGTTGAGCTCAAGGCGGATCTGATCGGGCGCTTCATTGAGACGGCTGTGGAGCTTGCATCGCAGAAAAAGCACTGTGCGCCTTACCTCGCGGCGCTCGGCCTCCTCCTCAACCGCGCGCCGCTTTACGGTGGTCCGGAGACCATCGCCTCGCCGGCGCTTGTGGAAAAGGCTTACGAGGCGTTTCGCCGATTCGATTGGAGCGATCCGGAATTCGCGGAGGCGCAGGCGCTGTTCCAGCGCGCCGCCCGCGCCCTGGACGACCGCCGCCTCGATGCGCCGGCGCCCTTGCGCAACAAAATCGCCGACAAATTGGAAAAGTGCGGCGTAGCAGCTGTCAAGACCGGCCGTCTCAGGACTGTCGTGCCGGTTGAGCGCGCGGAGCGCCTGAGCGTTTACGGAGAGGCTGTACCCCCCGGATTGATCCTGAGCGGCGATTGA
- a CDS encoding DUF3175 domain-containing protein has translation MSERKRKTRKWSAEVTQTSDALDLETGVFNSDDPAHIARSLKRSAEQSGRRKSSPFRSAMSMLTFYLNRAGKNLSAARTRKLDAAKVELRKLFGRKPD, from the coding sequence ATGTCCGAGCGAAAGCGAAAGACGCGCAAATGGTCGGCGGAGGTCACGCAGACGAGCGACGCCCTGGATCTTGAGACGGGAGTTTTCAACAGCGATGATCCGGCGCACATCGCGCGATCGCTCAAGCGCTCGGCGGAGCAAAGCGGCCGGCGAAAATCCTCACCGTTCCGTTCGGCCATGTCGATGCTGACGTTTTATCTCAACAGGGCCGGCAAGAACTTGAGCGCGGCCCGCACAAGGAAGCTCGACGCCGCCAAGGTTGAATTGCGCAAGCTATTTGGCCGAAAGCCGGACTAG
- a CDS encoding DUF2760 domain-containing protein, with product MRKLSVTLASILLALAALALTPYADTAHTVLSGAIAVAALLLLLSIVADRPKVESGPVGSEPLRPAALAPAPSRNQSDAEVVNLLAIFQEKGRLVDFLMGDIAGYSDAEVGAAGRVLHEGAKAALLEHFGILPMREESEGSKITVPTGYAPDEYRLVGRISGEAPFRGTLIHHGWKVDWVKLPRLAGASSDRLPAIAPAEVELQ from the coding sequence ATGCGAAAACTCAGCGTCACTCTAGCGTCCATTCTTCTCGCGCTGGCCGCTTTGGCTTTGACGCCCTACGCCGATACAGCTCATACTGTGCTGTCAGGGGCGATTGCCGTGGCCGCGCTTCTTCTTCTTCTTTCCATTGTCGCGGATCGTCCGAAGGTCGAATCCGGTCCGGTCGGGTCTGAACCGTTGAGACCCGCGGCTTTGGCTCCGGCGCCAAGCCGCAATCAATCCGACGCCGAGGTTGTCAATCTTCTCGCCATTTTTCAGGAAAAAGGCCGCCTCGTTGATTTTTTGATGGGAGACATCGCGGGTTACAGCGACGCAGAGGTCGGCGCCGCCGGTCGTGTATTGCACGAAGGAGCCAAGGCGGCGCTGCTGGAGCATTTCGGGATCCTTCCCATGCGTGAGGAAAGCGAGGGATCGAAAATTACCGTCCCCACCGGATATGCGCCCGATGAATATCGTCTGGTCGGCAGGATCAGCGGTGAGGCGCCGTTCAGAGGGACGCTCATTCACCACGGATGGAAGGTGGACTGGGTGAAGCTGCCACGCCTTGCGGGGGCAAGCAGCGATCGGCTGCCCGCGATCGCTCCCGCCGAGGTCGAACTTCAATGA
- a CDS encoding DUF763 domain-containing protein yields MTRRGGSADLPLHGGHVPRWLADRMTRLGAVMSEAIIHHYGRDELLRRLAHPFWFQSFGAVMGMDWHSSGVTTSVIGALKRGLAPLSSELGIHVCGGRGKHSRQTPHELVAIGERVGFDGSALATASRLVAKVDSAALQDGFDLYLHGFIVTDDGHWVVVQQGMNENRKQARRYHWLSEGLTSFVEEPHTAIEGAGRGEIVNLTDRRAKASRHSQLDLLRLLGPDAIARRAAFIEGRPETHPKASAPDQLVLPHLTMPAHHDVRASDVLAPRLRASLAAAADRGPADFAELLLVPGVGARTVRALAMVAEVLHGTPCRFADPARFSFAHGGKDRHPFPVPLKVYDQTIQVLKSAVRNAKLGREDELAALKRLDDQARGIELRASDRPVEVLIAEELRLSHSYGGRSVFGWEGPDGHGADQAGTIA; encoded by the coding sequence ATGACGCGAAGAGGTGGAAGCGCTGATCTGCCGTTACATGGCGGCCATGTGCCGAGGTGGCTCGCGGATCGTATGACGCGCCTCGGCGCCGTCATGAGCGAGGCCATCATCCATCACTATGGCCGCGACGAACTGCTGCGGCGTCTTGCGCACCCTTTCTGGTTTCAGTCCTTCGGCGCGGTCATGGGGATGGATTGGCATTCCTCGGGCGTTACCACAAGCGTCATCGGCGCGCTGAAGCGCGGGTTGGCGCCCCTTTCGAGCGAACTCGGGATTCATGTTTGCGGCGGCCGCGGAAAGCACTCGCGCCAAACGCCGCATGAGCTTGTGGCGATCGGCGAGCGCGTTGGATTTGACGGGTCGGCCCTCGCTACCGCCAGCCGGCTCGTCGCCAAGGTCGACAGCGCCGCCCTGCAGGACGGCTTCGACCTTTATCTCCACGGATTCATCGTGACCGACGACGGCCATTGGGTCGTGGTTCAACAGGGCATGAATGAAAACCGCAAGCAAGCGCGCCGGTATCATTGGCTGTCGGAAGGGCTGACGAGTTTCGTCGAAGAGCCACATACCGCCATCGAAGGCGCCGGGCGCGGCGAGATCGTCAATCTCACAGACCGCCGCGCAAAAGCGTCACGCCACAGTCAACTCGATCTTCTGCGGCTGCTTGGCCCAGACGCCATCGCGCGGCGCGCCGCGTTCATTGAAGGGCGGCCAGAAACACACCCGAAGGCAAGTGCGCCGGATCAACTTGTTCTGCCGCATTTGACCATGCCAGCCCATCATGATGTCCGCGCGAGCGATGTGCTGGCGCCGCGTCTTCGCGCCAGCCTCGCCGCCGCGGCCGATCGCGGCCCCGCCGATTTCGCCGAGCTTCTGCTTGTCCCCGGCGTTGGAGCGCGCACCGTGCGCGCGCTGGCTATGGTCGCTGAGGTCCTGCACGGGACGCCCTGCCGCTTCGCCGATCCGGCGCGTTTCTCCTTTGCGCACGGCGGCAAGGACCGGCATCCCTTTCCTGTTCCTTTGAAGGTTTACGATCAGACGATCCAGGTGCTGAAGTCCGCTGTCAGGAACGCAAAGCTCGGACGAGAGGACGAGCTTGCGGCATTGAAGCGGCTCGATGATCAGGCTCGAGGGATCGAGCTTCGCGCTTCGGATCGCCCTGTAGAAGTTTTGATCGCCGAAGAGCTAAGGCTCTCGCATTCCTACGGAGGGCGCAGCGTCTTCGGCTGGGAGGGCCCAGACGGGCATGGCGCGGATCAGGCCGGCACGATCGCATGA